The following are encoded together in the Nocardioides okcheonensis genome:
- a CDS encoding flotillin family protein — protein sequence MFGLSPVVTSVIGLVVLLVLIALLVTTRYKVAGPNESFIVTGRKGKGEVRNPETGEISTDLSGQKVVMGGGVFVIPFVQRLATLDLSSRRISVQIRGAVSGQGIKLNLDGVALVKVGGNEDSIRAAGQRFLSQQAEIETFTQEVLAGALRSIVGSMSVEQIIRDRAAFAQRVAEESESSLTGQGLVLDTFQIQDITDDGSYLADLGRPEAAKLNQLASIAEANARQAAEQARIAAEQEIAVTQRALALKNAEIKAETDAANAQAAAAGPLAQADRDQAVLLEQEKVAVRQAALKERQLDTEVRKPADAERYRVETEAQGRRSSAILEAEARKAASIANAEAEAEKARLTGEGEKSRRSALAEAEAIEGAKRGEAEKARRVAEADAVRAEGEAQAAATLAAGQAEAEAMDKKAAAFAGYNEAAVLQMLIEVMPKVAAELARPMAGIDKLTVISADGAGELPRQVTNNLVQTMELLKATTGLDVEQLIQKYARTDDAAPSLGTTSPAPADGGQPIS from the coding sequence ATGTTCGGTCTGTCCCCGGTCGTCACCTCCGTGATCGGCCTCGTCGTCCTGCTGGTGCTGATCGCACTGCTGGTCACCACGCGCTACAAGGTGGCCGGTCCCAACGAGTCGTTCATCGTCACCGGCCGCAAGGGCAAGGGCGAGGTGCGCAACCCGGAGACCGGCGAGATCTCCACCGACCTCTCCGGCCAGAAGGTCGTCATGGGCGGCGGCGTCTTCGTGATCCCGTTCGTGCAGCGCCTCGCCACCCTCGACCTGTCGTCGCGCCGGATCTCGGTGCAGATCCGCGGCGCCGTGTCCGGCCAGGGCATCAAGCTCAACCTCGACGGCGTCGCCCTCGTCAAGGTCGGCGGCAACGAGGACTCGATCCGCGCGGCCGGCCAGCGCTTCCTCAGCCAGCAGGCCGAGATCGAGACCTTCACCCAGGAGGTGCTCGCCGGCGCGCTGCGCTCGATCGTGGGCTCGATGTCGGTCGAGCAGATCATCCGCGACCGCGCCGCCTTCGCCCAGCGGGTCGCCGAGGAGTCGGAGTCGTCGCTGACCGGCCAGGGCCTGGTGCTCGACACGTTCCAGATCCAGGACATCACCGACGACGGCTCCTACCTCGCCGACCTCGGCCGCCCGGAGGCCGCCAAGCTCAACCAGCTCGCGTCGATCGCCGAGGCCAACGCCCGCCAGGCCGCCGAGCAGGCCCGCATCGCCGCCGAGCAGGAGATCGCCGTCACCCAGCGCGCGCTCGCCCTGAAGAACGCCGAGATCAAGGCCGAGACCGACGCCGCCAACGCGCAGGCCGCGGCCGCCGGCCCGCTCGCCCAGGCCGACCGCGACCAGGCCGTCCTGCTCGAGCAGGAGAAGGTCGCCGTCCGGCAGGCCGCGCTCAAGGAGCGCCAGCTCGACACCGAGGTCCGCAAGCCCGCCGACGCCGAGCGCTACCGCGTCGAGACCGAGGCGCAGGGTCGTCGCAGCTCCGCCATCCTCGAGGCGGAGGCCCGCAAGGCCGCGTCGATCGCCAACGCCGAGGCGGAGGCCGAGAAGGCCCGTCTGACCGGTGAGGGCGAGAAGTCCCGCCGCTCCGCGCTCGCCGAGGCCGAGGCCATCGAGGGCGCCAAGCGTGGTGAGGCCGAGAAGGCCCGCCGTGTCGCGGAGGCCGACGCCGTACGCGCCGAGGGTGAGGCGCAGGCCGCCGCGACCCTCGCCGCCGGGCAGGCCGAGGCCGAGGCGATGGACAAGAAGGCCGCCGCCTTCGCCGGCTACAACGAGGCCGCGGTGCTGCAGATGCTCATAGAGGTGATGCCGAAGGTGGCCGCCGAGCTCGCCCGCCCGATGGCCGGCATCGACAAGCTCACCGTCATCTCCGCCGACGGTGCCGGCGAGCTGCCCCGGCAGGTCACCAACAACCTGGTGCAGACGATGGAGCTGCTCAAGGCGACGACCGGCCTCGACGTCGAGCAGCTGATCCAGAAGTACGCCCGCACCGACGACGCCGCGCCCAGCCTCGGCACCACCTCGCCCGCCCCCGCCGACGGCGGGCAGCCGATCAGCTGA
- a CDS encoding 4-(cytidine 5'-diphospho)-2-C-methyl-D-erythritol kinase, whose product MSVTVRAAAKINLHLGVGRVRDDGFHPLDTVYQAIGLHDDLTLAPADGLSVVTRVADHIDPTAVPDGDDNVVVRAARLLARRAGRPASGAFEVHKDIPVAGGMAGGSADAAAALVAYDRLHGLRTSDDDLLAVAAELGSDIPFSLVGGTARGVGRGEIVTPVEDAGTWWWVAVPSTEGLSTPAVYRHFDALHPDAPETPASAEPLLAALASGEPVRLARALHNDLQEPAIDLRPELGDLIARGEAEGALRGLVSGSGPTVVFLCDSAAGARETALGLAGAGERVVLTATGPVAGAHVVTTV is encoded by the coding sequence GTGAGCGTCACCGTGCGCGCCGCCGCGAAGATCAACCTCCACCTCGGGGTCGGACGTGTCCGCGACGACGGCTTCCACCCGCTCGACACCGTCTACCAGGCGATCGGGCTCCACGACGACCTCACGCTCGCCCCTGCCGACGGGTTGTCGGTCGTCACGCGGGTCGCGGACCACATCGACCCGACGGCCGTGCCGGACGGCGACGACAACGTCGTGGTCCGCGCCGCGCGGCTCCTCGCGCGCCGCGCGGGTCGGCCGGCGTCCGGCGCCTTCGAGGTCCACAAGGACATCCCGGTGGCCGGTGGCATGGCGGGCGGGTCGGCCGACGCGGCGGCCGCCCTGGTCGCGTACGACCGCCTCCACGGGCTGCGCACCTCCGACGACGACCTGCTCGCCGTCGCGGCCGAGCTGGGCAGCGACATCCCGTTCAGCCTCGTCGGCGGCACGGCGCGCGGGGTCGGGCGCGGCGAGATCGTGACGCCCGTCGAGGACGCGGGCACGTGGTGGTGGGTCGCGGTTCCGTCCACCGAGGGGTTGTCGACCCCGGCCGTCTACCGGCACTTCGACGCGCTCCACCCCGACGCCCCGGAGACGCCGGCCTCGGCCGAGCCGCTGCTGGCAGCGCTCGCCAGCGGGGAGCCCGTACGCCTCGCCCGGGCGCTGCACAACGACCTGCAGGAGCCCGCGATCGACCTGCGGCCCGAGCTCGGCGACCTGATCGCCCGCGGCGAGGCCGAGGGAGCGCTGCGCGGCCTGGTCAGCGGGTCCGGCCCGACCGTGGTGTTCCTCTGCGACTCCGCCGCGGGCGCGCGGGAGACCGCGCTCGGCCTCGCCGGTGCCGGCGAGCGCGTCGTCCTCACCGCGACCGGCCCGGTCGCGGGCGCCCACGTCGTCACCACCGTCTGA
- the rsmA gene encoding 16S rRNA (adenine(1518)-N(6)/adenine(1519)-N(6))-dimethyltransferase RsmA — MTTNPAGPRLLGPAEVRQLAAELDLRPTKQRGQNFVIDANTVRRIVRESAITGDDVVVEVGPGLGSLTLALLEVARRVIAIEVDPLLAERLPATIEAYAPGQADRFEVVLADAMRVEELPGPAPTALVANLPYNVSVPVLIHLLTLLPSLERGLVMVQAEVADRLAAPPGSKTYGVPSVKAAWFADVRRAGAIGRNVFWPAPNVDSGLVAWTRREPPVTTASRAQVFAVVDAAFAQRRKQVRAALRGLAGSAEVATAALEAAGVDPTARGEVLTVEDFARIAEALFPLLEEGAPRPGSPGAP, encoded by the coding sequence ATGACCACGAACCCGGCCGGCCCGAGGCTCCTCGGGCCGGCCGAGGTGCGTCAGCTGGCCGCGGAGCTCGACCTGCGGCCGACCAAGCAGCGCGGCCAGAACTTCGTCATCGACGCCAACACGGTGCGCCGGATCGTGCGCGAGTCGGCGATCACCGGCGACGACGTCGTGGTCGAGGTCGGCCCCGGCCTGGGGTCGCTGACCCTGGCCCTGCTGGAGGTCGCCCGTCGCGTCATCGCGATCGAGGTCGACCCGCTGCTGGCCGAGCGGCTGCCTGCCACCATCGAGGCGTACGCCCCCGGGCAGGCCGACCGGTTCGAGGTCGTGCTGGCCGACGCGATGCGCGTCGAGGAGCTGCCCGGACCGGCGCCGACCGCGCTCGTCGCGAACCTGCCCTACAACGTCTCGGTGCCGGTGCTCATCCACCTGCTCACCCTGCTGCCGTCGCTCGAGCGCGGGCTGGTCATGGTGCAGGCCGAGGTGGCCGACCGGCTGGCCGCGCCGCCCGGCTCGAAGACCTACGGCGTGCCGAGCGTGAAGGCGGCCTGGTTCGCCGACGTGCGCCGCGCCGGCGCGATCGGCCGCAACGTGTTCTGGCCGGCGCCCAACGTCGACTCCGGCCTGGTCGCCTGGACCCGCCGCGAGCCGCCCGTGACCACCGCGTCCCGCGCTCAGGTCTTCGCGGTCGTCGACGCCGCCTTCGCCCAGCGCCGCAAGCAGGTGCGCGCGGCGCTCCGCGGCCTGGCCGGCTCGGCCGAGGTCGCCACCGCCGCCCTCGAGGCCGCCGGCGTGGACCCGACGGCGCGCGGCGAGGTGCTGACCGTCGAGGACTTCGCCCGGATCGCCGAGGCGCTGTTCCCGCTGCTCGAGGAGGGCGCGCCGCGCCCGGGCTCCCCGGGAGCCCCGTGA